Proteins encoded by one window of Dreissena polymorpha isolate Duluth1 chromosome 11, UMN_Dpol_1.0, whole genome shotgun sequence:
- the LOC127849950 gene encoding beta-1,4-N-acetylgalactosaminyltransferase bre-4-like: MVSLADRVALDQDAQTGLKRSRQEKHLKIIINNLHRILQRQQLKYGIFVIELSLPTTFNIGVLMNMGFLLANNISEYDCFVFHDVDLIPLDDRIAYHCDVSPKHMSAFNTKYAKVNIAKALPYSAYVGGVISLRGVDYKKLNGFSNAYFGWGGTDDDIEIRAKAAMIPFKRENQNIGRYYALPHQRDKMSSKYAANNKHVATETQIL; encoded by the exons ATGGTCTcgttagcggacagggtagcacTTGACCAGGATGCGCAGACGGGTCTTAAACGAAGCAGGCA AGAGAAGCATCTGAAAATTATCATCAACAATCTGCACAGGATTCTACAGAGGCAGCAGCTGAAATACGGAATCTTTGTCATAGAACTGTCGCTACCCACCACGTTCAACATAGGAGTCCTCATGAACATGGGGTTCTTATTGGCAAACAATATCAGCGAATATGATTGCTTTGTCTTCCATGACGTCGACCTTATTCCTCTAGATGACAGAATTGCATACCATTGCGACGTGTCTCCTAAGCACATGTCCGCCTTCAACACGAAATACGCGAAGGTGAATATTGCCAAGGCTCTTCCTTATTccgcctatgtgggcggggttaTCAGCTTACGGGGCGTGGATTATAAGAAACTGAACGGGTTTAGTAACGCCTACTTCGGATGGGGAGGAACGGatgatgacattgaaattagagcTAAGGCAGCGATGATACCATTTAAAAGGGAGAACCAGAACATCGGCAGATACTACGCCCTTCCCCATCAAAGAGATA aGATGAGCTCCAAGTACGCTGCAAACAATAAACATGTTGCTACTGAAACTCAGATTCTTTAA